In Opitutaceae bacterium TAV5, one genomic interval encodes:
- a CDS encoding 30S ribosomal protein S4, whose amino-acid sequence MARYTGPTTRLSRRFNQPLFGVTKAFEKRPYPPGQHGPKLRRKVSEYAAGLNEKQKLRYTYGLLERQFRRTFEAAKRERGVTGERFLQLLETRLDSIVYLLGFARSRAAARQLVNHGHVRVNGHKVDISSYAVQTGDEIEIRNASGSRQLAQRNLEESRARNVPGWLTLNAEAFKATVNRLPTREEMAPDINEQLIVEFYSR is encoded by the coding sequence ATGGCTCGCTATACTGGACCCACCACCCGACTCAGCCGGCGATTCAACCAGCCGCTCTTCGGGGTCACCAAAGCCTTCGAGAAACGCCCGTATCCTCCCGGCCAGCACGGACCCAAGCTCCGCCGCAAGGTCTCCGAATACGCCGCCGGCCTCAACGAGAAGCAAAAGCTCCGTTACACCTATGGCCTCCTCGAGCGCCAGTTCCGCCGCACCTTCGAGGCCGCCAAGCGTGAACGCGGTGTCACCGGCGAACGTTTCCTGCAACTGCTCGAAACCCGCCTCGACAGCATCGTGTACCTGCTCGGCTTCGCCCGCAGCCGCGCGGCCGCCCGCCAGCTCGTCAACCACGGCCACGTCCGCGTCAACGGCCACAAGGTCGACATCTCCAGCTACGCCGTGCAGACCGGCGACGAGATCGAGATCAGGAACGCCTCCGGCTCCCGCCAGCTCGCGCAGCGCAACCTCGAGGAAAGCCGGGCCCGCAACGTCCCCGGATGGCTCACGCTCAACGCCGAAGCCTTCAAGGCCACGGTCAACCGCCTGCCCACCCGCGAGGAGATGGCGCCCGATATCAACGAACAGCTGATCGTCGAGTTCTACTCCCGCTAA
- a CDS encoding 30S ribosomal protein S11 has product MSEEKPVPATPAAEKPARAPKAAKPAAEETAAPAAPGAGSGPAEKPVELVGGVAKQPTAEELLKEELGAVKIRRAKGSKNVTSGIATILASFNNTIVSITDQKGAVIAWSSAGKCNFRGSRKSTAYAAQVVAQDAARNAMAHGLKDVVIRISGPGLGRDSAVRALQAIGLEINSIIDVTPVPHNGCRPPKRRRV; this is encoded by the coding sequence ATGTCTGAAGAAAAGCCCGTTCCCGCCACGCCCGCTGCTGAAAAGCCCGCCCGGGCGCCCAAGGCCGCCAAACCCGCCGCCGAAGAGACCGCCGCTCCGGCCGCCCCCGGCGCCGGCTCTGGCCCGGCAGAAAAGCCCGTCGAACTCGTCGGCGGCGTCGCCAAACAACCCACCGCCGAGGAGCTGCTCAAGGAAGAGCTCGGCGCCGTCAAGATCCGCCGCGCCAAGGGCTCGAAGAACGTCACCTCCGGCATCGCCACGATCCTGGCCTCGTTCAACAACACCATCGTCTCGATCACCGACCAGAAAGGCGCCGTCATCGCCTGGTCCAGCGCCGGCAAGTGCAACTTCCGCGGTTCCCGCAAGTCCACCGCCTATGCCGCCCAGGTCGTCGCCCAGGATGCCGCCCGCAACGCCATGGCCCACGGCCTCAAGGATGTGGTCATCCGCATCTCCGGTCCCGGCCTCGGCCGCGACAGCGCCGTGCGCGCCCTCCAGGCGATCGGCCTTGAGATCAACTCCATCATCGATGTGACCCCGGTGCCGCACAACGGCTGCCGGCCCCCGAAACGCCGCCGCGTGTAA
- a CDS encoding 30S ribosomal protein S13, whose amino-acid sequence MPRLLGVDIPAKKKVSFSLRYIYGIGPVRADLVVKEAELNPDMRAQDLTEEQLNKILQVITDHKWVVEGDLRRELTGNLKRLQAIGCYRGIRHRRSLPVRGQRTSTNARTRKGPRRTVGVTKAAK is encoded by the coding sequence ATGCCTCGTCTCCTTGGCGTTGATATTCCCGCGAAGAAGAAAGTCTCTTTTTCGCTCCGTTACATCTACGGCATCGGTCCGGTTCGCGCCGACCTCGTCGTGAAAGAAGCTGAACTGAACCCCGACATGCGGGCGCAGGACCTCACCGAGGAACAGCTCAACAAGATCCTCCAGGTGATCACCGACCACAAGTGGGTCGTCGAAGGCGATCTGCGCCGCGAACTCACCGGCAACCTGAAGCGCCTCCAGGCCATCGGTTGCTACCGTGGCATCCGCCATCGCCGCAGCCTCCCGGTCCGCGGCCAGCGCACCTCCACCAACGCCCGCACCCGCAAGGGTCCGCGTCGCACCGTCGGCGTCACCAAAGCAGCCAAATAA
- a CDS encoding methionine aminopeptidase translates to MKIPLKDKEGIIRMRESCAIAATVLEELKTLVRPGITTYDLDQAARESMARLGAKSACYGYQSHGHRPFPAYTCLSVNEEVVHGIGSLKRVLRDGDIIALDVCVFYNGYVGDNAYTMPVGAISPRVEKLLRITQEARAIGIAQARVGNRIGDISHAIQTYVEANGFSVVRDMVGHGVGTEMHEEPQIPNFGRKGSGEKIRPGMTLAIEPMVNMGGHKIKTLGDGWTTVTTDGLPSAHYEHTVLTTDAGPEILTIPRA, encoded by the coding sequence ATGAAAATTCCCTTGAAAGACAAGGAAGGAATCATCCGGATGCGCGAGTCGTGTGCGATTGCCGCGACCGTGCTGGAAGAGCTCAAGACGCTCGTCCGGCCCGGCATCACGACCTACGACCTGGATCAGGCCGCGCGCGAAAGCATGGCGCGGCTCGGAGCCAAAAGCGCCTGCTACGGTTACCAGTCCCACGGACACCGTCCGTTCCCCGCTTACACCTGCCTTTCCGTCAACGAGGAAGTCGTCCACGGCATCGGTTCGCTCAAGCGCGTCCTGCGTGACGGCGACATCATCGCCCTCGACGTCTGCGTTTTCTACAACGGCTACGTCGGTGACAATGCCTACACGATGCCCGTCGGCGCCATCTCGCCTCGCGTGGAAAAGCTTCTCCGGATCACCCAGGAAGCCCGCGCCATCGGCATTGCCCAGGCCAGGGTCGGCAATCGCATCGGCGACATCTCCCATGCCATCCAGACCTACGTCGAGGCCAACGGTTTCAGCGTGGTCCGCGACATGGTCGGCCACGGAGTCGGCACCGAGATGCACGAGGAACCGCAGATCCCGAACTTCGGCCGCAAGGGTTCCGGCGAGAAAATCCGTCCGGGCATGACCCTCGCCATCGAGCCGATGGTCAACATGGGCGGACACAAGATCAAGACGCTCGGCGACGGCTGGACCACGGTCACCACCGACGGCCTGCCCTCCGCCCACTACGAACACACCGTGCTCACCACCGATGCCGGCCCCGAGATCCTCACGATCCCGCGCGCCTGA
- a CDS encoding adenylate kinase, whose protein sequence is MRQEISRQSPAGLAAARELRQGNHRPGDDTTLAILRRWFWTRKPDAGFVLTDFPATLLQARVFDEWLDARDESLDAVLDTAPEAAFPPAEGDMASALREYYCTHGLLRCLAAGKIPAPVAA, encoded by the coding sequence ATGAGGCAGGAGATTTCGCGTCAGAGCCCCGCCGGCCTCGCCGCCGCCCGGGAGCTCCGCCAGGGCAATCACCGCCCTGGCGATGACACCACGCTCGCGATCCTGCGACGCTGGTTCTGGACGCGCAAACCTGATGCGGGCTTTGTCCTCACGGACTTCCCGGCTACGTTGCTCCAGGCCCGGGTATTCGACGAGTGGCTCGACGCGCGTGACGAAAGTCTCGATGCCGTCCTCGACACCGCTCCGGAGGCCGCCTTTCCGCCCGCCGAGGGCGACATGGCCTCCGCGCTCCGCGAATACTACTGCACACACGGACTCCTCCGCTGCCTCGCAGCCGGAAAGATTCCCGCTCCCGTTGCCGCATGA
- a CDS encoding preprotein translocase subunit SecY, with translation MFSAFANSLKIPELRSRIFYTLALLFIARVGAHIPLPGLDPRPLEEFLKGAMGDGGAMGLYNMFTGGALLKGAVCALGIMPYISASIIFQLMTAVVPGLARLQQEGDVGRQKIAQYTRYATVLICVVQGALLILALENPNKLPGFGGYDVNVHGQIVVISHTWFLVSGVIFMTAGTMLLTWLGEQITQRGIGNGISLLITVGILSDIPGAMTTLWTLLRAPVGTPGISYLSFLFMVILFFAVTMGIIMVVQGQRKIPVQYAKRVVGNKVMGGQNSFLPLKVNYSGVMPVIFASAILLFPQQIFSYLGVAIDMPSLVEFSQNLSRGHPVYYVTMALLILFFSYFWVSVMFKPIQIAEDLKKHGGYIPGVRPGEPTARFLDFVMTRITLAGAIFLTIIAVFPDFLYAEFNVPQRISSFFGGTGMLITVGVILDTMKQIETFLLQRHYDGFLKKGRIRARSNVGTAIGEAADMKTVSKLWFVLGALLVIGIAAHFLKR, from the coding sequence GTGTTTTCCGCCTTTGCCAATTCACTGAAGATCCCCGAGCTGCGCTCCCGGATTTTCTACACCCTGGCCCTGCTCTTCATTGCCCGTGTCGGTGCGCACATTCCGCTGCCCGGCCTCGATCCGCGTCCCCTTGAAGAGTTCCTCAAGGGAGCGATGGGTGACGGCGGTGCGATGGGGCTCTACAACATGTTTACGGGCGGCGCTCTTCTCAAGGGCGCCGTTTGCGCGCTGGGCATCATGCCCTACATCAGCGCCTCGATCATTTTCCAGTTGATGACGGCGGTCGTACCCGGCCTTGCCCGTCTTCAGCAGGAGGGCGACGTCGGCCGCCAGAAAATCGCCCAGTACACCCGCTACGCCACGGTCCTTATCTGCGTGGTGCAGGGCGCGCTGCTCATTCTCGCCCTCGAGAATCCCAACAAGCTTCCCGGTTTCGGCGGTTATGACGTCAATGTCCACGGCCAGATCGTGGTGATCAGCCACACGTGGTTTCTCGTTTCCGGCGTCATCTTCATGACCGCCGGCACCATGCTCCTCACCTGGCTCGGCGAGCAGATCACCCAGCGCGGTATCGGCAACGGCATCTCGCTGCTGATCACGGTCGGCATCCTTTCCGATATCCCCGGCGCGATGACTACCCTCTGGACGCTCCTCCGCGCTCCGGTCGGCACCCCGGGCATCAGCTACCTTTCGTTCCTCTTCATGGTGATCCTCTTCTTTGCCGTCACCATGGGCATCATCATGGTGGTGCAAGGACAGCGGAAGATCCCGGTCCAGTACGCCAAGCGCGTCGTGGGCAACAAGGTCATGGGCGGCCAGAACTCGTTCCTGCCGCTCAAGGTCAACTACTCGGGCGTCATGCCCGTGATCTTCGCCAGCGCCATCCTCCTCTTCCCCCAGCAGATTTTCAGCTACCTCGGTGTCGCCATCGACATGCCCTCGCTGGTCGAATTCTCGCAGAACCTCAGCCGCGGCCATCCGGTCTATTACGTGACGATGGCCTTGCTGATCCTGTTTTTCAGCTACTTCTGGGTGTCGGTCATGTTCAAGCCGATCCAGATCGCCGAGGACCTCAAAAAGCACGGCGGCTACATCCCGGGCGTCCGCCCCGGCGAGCCCACCGCCCGCTTCCTCGATTTCGTGATGACCCGCATCACCCTCGCCGGCGCGATTTTCCTGACGATCATCGCCGTGTTTCCGGACTTCCTCTACGCCGAGTTCAACGTACCGCAGCGCATCTCCAGTTTCTTCGGCGGCACCGGCATGCTCATCACCGTCGGCGTCATCCTCGACACGATGAAGCAGATCGAGACCTTCCTGCTCCAGCGCCACTATGACGGTTTCCTCAAAAAGGGCCGGATCCGCGCCCGCAGCAATGTCGGCACCGCCATCGGCGAAGCCGCCGACATGAAGACCGTCAGCAAGCTCTGGTTTGTCCTCGGCGCGCTCCTGGTCATCGGCATCGCCGCACATTTCCTCAAGAGGTAA
- a CDS encoding 50S ribosomal protein L15 gives MKLHELKNVAGAVHRKKRVGCGEGSGHGKTSGRGGKGQTARSGGSIRPGFEGGQMPLYRKLPHRGFNQASFRQEIAVVNVGDLARLADGVTEIDAAGLAAAGLIRSGIDIVKVLGDGEISRALKITATKFSESAKAKIEKAGGQAVVAAS, from the coding sequence ATGAAACTCCACGAACTCAAGAACGTCGCCGGTGCCGTGCATCGCAAGAAGCGCGTCGGTTGCGGCGAAGGCAGCGGCCACGGCAAGACCTCCGGTCGCGGTGGCAAAGGCCAGACCGCCCGTTCCGGCGGCTCCATCCGCCCCGGCTTCGAAGGCGGCCAGATGCCTCTCTACAGAAAGCTTCCGCATCGCGGCTTCAACCAGGCCTCCTTCCGTCAGGAAATCGCCGTGGTCAACGTCGGCGACCTCGCCCGCCTCGCGGACGGTGTGACCGAGATCGACGCCGCCGGCCTCGCCGCCGCCGGTCTCATCCGCTCCGGCATCGACATCGTCAAGGTCCTCGGCGACGGCGAAATCAGCCGCGCGCTCAAGATCACCGCCACGAAGTTCTCGGAATCGGCCAAGGCCAAGATCGAGAAAGCCGGCGGCCAGGCTGTTGTCGCCGCGAGCTGA
- a CDS encoding 30S ribosomal protein S5, with protein MSTPEQVSSTEGQTTPAPAETAAPAAAPSPAPRNDRGDRGNRGPGGDRRGGGNRRGPRRDERKEEADSSGLVEKVVFINRCAKVVKGGRRFSFSALAVVGDQQGKVGIGYGKANEVPDAIKKGTENARKHMVSVTLKGDTIPHEVYGVYDGGKVLLRPAVTGTGLIAGGAVRAVLEAAGVKNVLTKSMGSKNHIAVVNATLHGLRQLRAAEKIKALRKAVAPEAA; from the coding sequence ATGAGCACACCCGAACAAGTTTCATCGACCGAAGGCCAGACCACTCCGGCTCCCGCCGAAACCGCAGCGCCCGCCGCTGCCCCGTCCCCGGCTCCCCGCAATGATCGCGGCGACCGTGGCAATCGCGGCCCCGGCGGCGATCGCCGTGGCGGCGGCAACCGTCGCGGCCCCCGTCGCGACGAGCGCAAGGAAGAGGCCGACAGCTCCGGTCTCGTCGAGAAAGTCGTCTTCATCAACCGCTGCGCCAAGGTCGTCAAGGGCGGTCGCCGTTTCAGCTTCTCCGCTCTCGCCGTCGTCGGCGACCAGCAGGGCAAGGTGGGCATCGGCTACGGCAAGGCCAACGAGGTTCCCGACGCCATCAAGAAAGGCACCGAGAACGCCCGCAAGCACATGGTCAGCGTGACCCTCAAGGGCGACACCATCCCGCACGAGGTCTACGGTGTTTATGACGGCGGCAAGGTTCTCCTTCGCCCCGCCGTGACCGGCACCGGCCTCATCGCCGGCGGCGCCGTCCGCGCCGTCCTCGAGGCGGCCGGCGTCAAGAACGTCCTCACCAAGTCGATGGGTTCCAAAAACCACATCGCCGTGGTCAACGCGACGCTCCACGGTCTCCGCCAGCTCCGCGCCGCGGAGAAAATCAAGGCCCTCCGCAAGGCCGTCGCGCCCGAGGCCGCTTGA
- a CDS encoding 50S ribosomal protein L18, whose amino-acid sequence MSTIRKADLLQKRRWRIRKKVKGTSARPRLAVRFSAKNIYAQAINDDTATTLVFLSSLDPELRKQKVAANVAGAKALGVAFAAKAKAAGIESVVFDRSGAPYHGKVKVFADAAREGGLSF is encoded by the coding sequence GTGAGTACCATTCGCAAAGCCGACCTTCTCCAGAAACGCCGCTGGCGCATTCGCAAGAAGGTCAAGGGCACCTCCGCCCGTCCCCGCCTCGCCGTCCGCTTCAGCGCGAAGAACATCTACGCGCAGGCCATCAACGACGACACCGCCACCACGCTGGTGTTTCTCTCCAGCCTCGACCCCGAACTGCGCAAGCAGAAGGTCGCGGCCAACGTCGCCGGAGCCAAGGCGCTCGGCGTCGCCTTCGCCGCCAAGGCCAAGGCGGCCGGCATCGAAAGTGTCGTGTTCGACCGCTCCGGCGCTCCGTACCACGGCAAGGTCAAGGTGTTTGCCGACGCCGCCCGCGAAGGAGGGCTGTCCTTCTGA
- a CDS encoding 50S ribosomal protein L6, with protein sequence MSRIGKQPVNIPAKVKVDIKGTTVNVEGPKGKNTKTFAPVVEITVADNKVTVKPSENSRFARAMYGTARSVIAGMVKGASEGFVKELEIQGVGFKANLKGNLLDLALGYSHPIVFEVPEGIKVTVTDQTKLKIEGADKQLVGAVTSQIRSYYPPEPYKGKGVRIVGERVRRKEGKTVA encoded by the coding sequence ATGAGCCGCATCGGAAAACAACCCGTTAACATTCCCGCCAAGGTCAAGGTCGACATCAAGGGCACCACCGTCAATGTCGAGGGCCCGAAGGGAAAAAACACCAAGACTTTCGCGCCTGTCGTCGAAATCACCGTGGCCGACAACAAGGTCACCGTGAAACCGTCGGAAAACAGCCGCTTTGCCCGCGCCATGTACGGCACCGCCCGTTCGGTGATCGCCGGCATGGTCAAGGGCGCCTCGGAAGGCTTCGTCAAGGAACTCGAAATCCAGGGCGTCGGCTTCAAGGCCAACCTCAAGGGCAACCTGCTCGACCTCGCGCTCGGTTACTCGCACCCGATCGTTTTCGAGGTTCCGGAGGGCATCAAGGTCACCGTCACCGACCAGACCAAGCTCAAGATCGAGGGTGCTGACAAGCAGCTCGTCGGAGCCGTCACCTCGCAGATCCGCTCCTACTACCCGCCCGAACCCTACAAGGGCAAAGGTGTCCGCATCGTCGGCGAGCGCGTCCGTCGCAAGGAAGGCAAGACCGTCGCATAA
- a CDS encoding 30S ribosomal protein S8, which translates to MTDPVSDFLTRLRNASKAGLAQCVSPHSRFKESLAAILKAEGYITDYADGADKNGHKTLVVTLKYIDNAPALTNITRISTPGRRLHCGYTEIPRVLNGLGISIVSTSKGLLKDQDCRREKVGGELVCKVW; encoded by the coding sequence ATGACAGATCCCGTCAGCGATTTCCTGACCCGCCTGCGCAATGCGTCCAAGGCCGGTCTTGCCCAGTGCGTATCGCCGCACTCCCGATTCAAGGAAAGCCTCGCGGCCATCCTCAAAGCCGAAGGCTACATCACCGATTATGCCGACGGAGCCGACAAGAACGGTCACAAGACCCTCGTCGTCACACTCAAGTACATCGACAATGCGCCTGCCCTGACCAACATCACGCGCATCTCGACCCCCGGTCGCCGTCTTCACTGCGGTTACACCGAAATCCCCCGCGTCCTCAACGGACTCGGCATCAGCATCGTCTCCACGTCCAAAGGTCTCCTCAAGGACCAGGACTGCCGCCGCGAAAAAGTCGGCGGGGAGCTCGTCTGCAAAGTCTGGTAA
- a CDS encoding 30S ribosomal protein S14 translates to MPKTSAINRNEKRKNLVAKHAAKRAELKATLLNPETTDEEFFAAQKKLQKLPRNSSPVRVRNRCSLSGRPRAYIRKFGVSRITFRELALAGKIPGVTKSSW, encoded by the coding sequence ATGCCGAAGACCTCCGCCATCAATCGCAACGAGAAACGCAAGAACCTCGTCGCCAAACACGCGGCCAAGCGCGCCGAACTCAAGGCCACCCTCCTCAATCCGGAAACCACCGACGAGGAATTTTTCGCCGCCCAGAAGAAGCTCCAGAAGCTTCCTCGCAACTCCTCGCCCGTGCGCGTCCGCAACCGCTGCTCGCTCAGCGGCCGTCCCCGCGCCTACATCCGCAAGTTCGGCGTCTCCCGTATCACCTTCCGCGAGCTCGCGCTCGCCGGCAAGATCCCCGGCGTGACGAAGTCCTCCTGGTAA
- a CDS encoding 50S ribosomal protein L5, whose product MSTTKSVPSLKALYNEQVVPALVKSRGYKNKHEIPQIVKISLNTGIDAEADKNQIADIQRDLGLIAGQKPVLSKSRKAVSNFKLRQGQVVGAYVTLRGDTMWEFLYRLVAVALPTIRDFRGIPPKLDGRGNYNLGISDFTIFPEIVVENVKKTMGLDIAITTTAETDEEGRELLKLLGMPFRRTEQQIAAEAAAAKAAA is encoded by the coding sequence ATGAGCACCACCAAATCAGTCCCGTCACTCAAGGCCCTCTACAACGAGCAGGTCGTCCCCGCGCTCGTGAAGAGCCGCGGCTACAAGAACAAGCACGAGATTCCGCAGATCGTGAAAATCAGCCTCAACACCGGCATCGACGCCGAGGCTGACAAGAACCAGATCGCCGACATCCAGCGCGACCTCGGCCTGATCGCCGGCCAGAAGCCCGTTCTTTCCAAGTCCCGCAAGGCCGTGTCCAATTTCAAGCTGCGTCAGGGCCAGGTCGTCGGCGCCTACGTCACCCTTCGCGGCGACACCATGTGGGAATTCCTCTACCGCCTCGTTGCGGTGGCCCTCCCCACCATCCGCGACTTCCGCGGCATCCCCCCCAAGCTCGACGGTCGCGGCAACTACAACCTCGGCATCTCCGACTTCACCATCTTCCCCGAAATCGTGGTCGAAAACGTCAAGAAAACCATGGGTCTCGATATCGCCATCACCACGACCGCAGAGACGGACGAGGAAGGCCGCGAGCTCCTCAAGCTCCTCGGCATGCCTTTCCGCCGCACCGAACAACAGATCGCCGCCGAGGCTGCCGCCGCCAAGGCTGCGGCGTAA
- a CDS encoding 50S ribosomal protein L24 — MATTQKFHVKRGDEVVVLSGANKGKSGKVLEVVAPKQRARVEGLAMIKRHEKKSEKNPNGAIIEREGTIHVSNLQLKAKYDGSKKRAAVKKA; from the coding sequence ATGGCTACAACTCAAAAATTCCACGTCAAACGCGGCGACGAAGTCGTCGTCCTCTCCGGCGCCAACAAGGGCAAGTCGGGCAAGGTCCTCGAAGTCGTCGCGCCCAAACAGCGCGCCCGCGTCGAAGGCCTCGCCATGATCAAGCGCCACGAAAAGAAGTCGGAGAAAAACCCGAACGGTGCGATTATCGAGCGCGAAGGCACCATCCACGTCTCCAACCTCCAGTTGAAGGCGAAATACGACGGCTCCAAAAAACGCGCCGCCGTAAAGAAAGCCTGA
- a CDS encoding 50S ribosomal protein L14: MIQLRSLLEVADNTGARRASYIRKKGQMTDTAGVGDIITVNIKESSTDASVKKGEVAKAVVVRTKAPIRRSDGSYLRFDSNAIVIIGADGNPKGTRIFGPVARELRAKNFMKIISLAPEVL, from the coding sequence ATGATCCAACTCCGCTCCCTGCTCGAAGTCGCCGACAACACCGGTGCCCGTCGCGCATCCTACATCCGCAAAAAAGGCCAGATGACCGACACTGCCGGTGTCGGTGACATCATCACCGTCAACATCAAGGAAAGCTCCACCGATGCTTCCGTGAAAAAAGGCGAGGTCGCCAAGGCCGTGGTCGTCCGCACCAAAGCCCCCATCCGCCGCTCGGATGGCAGCTACCTGCGTTTCGACAGCAACGCCATCGTCATCATCGGCGCCGACGGCAACCCGAAGGGCACCCGCATCTTCGGCCCGGTCGCCCGCGAGCTCCGCGCCAAGAACTTCATGAAGATCATCTCGCTCGCTCCGGAGGTTCTCTGA
- a CDS encoding 30S ribosomal protein S17, with product MSTTTTAPVRNSRKTLIGTVTSRSGDKSVKVTVPYKVPHPRYQKVINRKTVVHVHDEKNETKPGDTVEIMETRPLSRLKRWRIVRIVHAAQIAEVAAVSEADVAASLEATKG from the coding sequence ATGTCCACCACGACAACCGCTCCCGTCCGCAATTCGCGCAAAACCCTCATCGGCACCGTCACCAGCCGCTCCGGTGACAAGTCCGTCAAGGTCACCGTCCCGTACAAGGTCCCGCATCCTCGTTACCAGAAGGTCATCAATCGCAAGACCGTCGTGCACGTGCACGACGAGAAGAACGAGACCAAGCCCGGCGACACCGTCGAGATCATGGAGACCCGTCCGCTCAGCCGCCTGAAGCGCTGGCGCATCGTCCGCATCGTCCACGCCGCCCAGATCGCCGAGGTCGCCGCCGTCAGCGAAGCCGACGTCGCCGCCAGCCTCGAAGCCACCAAGGGCTGA
- a CDS encoding 50S ribosomal protein L29, protein MTSKEIRDLSPAEIDTRIRDTRAQLLQLRLRKQTGQVEKTHELRNLRKDIARLETIRNEKQKQEKVAA, encoded by the coding sequence ATGACATCCAAAGAAATTCGCGACCTCTCGCCCGCCGAGATCGACACCCGCATCCGCGACACCCGCGCCCAGCTCCTCCAGCTCCGCCTGCGCAAGCAGACCGGACAGGTCGAGAAAACGCACGAGCTGCGCAACCTCCGCAAGGACATCGCCCGCCTCGAGACCATCCGAAACGAGAAACAAAAACAGGAAAAGGTCGCCGCCTGA
- a CDS encoding 50S ribosomal protein L16 — protein sequence MALAPSRTKYRKVQKGTRKGNAKRGNTIAFGDFALQSLSRGPMTGRQIEAARVTISRHLKRKGKLWIRVFPHKPITKKPAEVRMGSGKGGVEYYVAQIKPGAVLFELAGVPATIAKEAFRLADAKLPFRCRFIVREGAVQ from the coding sequence ATGGCTCTCGCACCTTCCCGCACCAAATATCGCAAAGTCCAGAAGGGCACGCGCAAGGGTAATGCCAAGCGCGGCAACACCATCGCCTTCGGCGATTTCGCCCTCCAGTCCCTTTCCCGTGGCCCCATGACCGGCCGCCAGATCGAGGCCGCCCGCGTGACGATTTCCCGTCACCTCAAGCGCAAGGGCAAACTCTGGATCCGCGTGTTCCCGCACAAACCCATCACCAAGAAACCCGCCGAAGTCCGCATGGGCTCCGGCAAGGGCGGCGTCGAATACTACGTCGCCCAGATCAAGCCCGGCGCCGTCCTCTTCGAGCTCGCCGGCGTGCCCGCCACCATCGCCAAGGAGGCCTTCCGCCTCGCCGATGCCAAGCTCCCCTTCCGCTGCCGATTCATCGTCCGCGAAGGCGCCGTGCAATAA
- a CDS encoding 30S ribosomal protein S3 yields MGQKTNPVGFRLAVRRNWQSRWFASKKDFAKLLHEDQIIRGKLMEKLKQASVPRIFIERASNRVRVKIYTARPGIVIGRKGQEIEKIRDEIARLTGREILLDIQEVKKPEIEAQLVAENVALQLERRIAFRRAMKKAVEIAMTLGAEGIRIQCSGRLGGSDIARREWQRKGRVPLHTLRENIDYGFSEAQTVYGKIGVKCWICKKDEANAA; encoded by the coding sequence ATGGGTCAAAAAACCAATCCCGTTGGCTTCCGCCTCGCCGTCCGCCGCAACTGGCAGTCCCGCTGGTTCGCGAGCAAGAAAGACTTCGCCAAGCTTCTCCACGAAGACCAGATCATCCGTGGCAAGCTCATGGAGAAGCTGAAGCAGGCGTCCGTGCCCCGCATTTTTATCGAACGCGCCTCCAACCGCGTCCGCGTCAAGATCTACACCGCCCGGCCCGGCATCGTCATCGGCCGCAAGGGTCAGGAGATCGAGAAGATCCGTGACGAGATCGCCAGGCTCACCGGCCGCGAAATCCTCCTCGACATCCAGGAAGTCAAGAAGCCTGAAATCGAGGCCCAGCTCGTCGCCGAAAACGTCGCCCTCCAGCTCGAACGCCGCATCGCCTTCCGCCGCGCCATGAAAAAGGCCGTCGAGATCGCCATGACGCTCGGCGCCGAAGGCATCCGTATCCAGTGTTCCGGCCGCCTCGGCGGTTCCGACATCGCCCGCCGCGAATGGCAGCGCAAGGGCCGCGTGCCCCTGCACACCCTCCGCGAGAACATCGACTACGGCTTCTCCGAGGCCCAGACCGTCTACGGCAAGATCGGCGTCAAATGCTGGATCTGCAAAAAGGACGAAGCCAACGCCGCCTGA
- a CDS encoding 50S ribosomal protein L22, giving the protein MEIQAITRYARMSPKKVREVANTITGRPALDAVDLLTIIPRKSARLINKTLKSAIANAENNNNLSADGLKVKFAIVEQGPVLKRFKAGARGTAKPRRKKMSHIRIVLTDGSDKN; this is encoded by the coding sequence ATGGAAATCCAGGCCATCACCCGCTACGCCCGCATGTCACCCAAAAAGGTGCGTGAAGTAGCCAACACCATCACCGGACGCCCGGCGCTCGACGCCGTCGACCTCCTCACGATCATCCCGCGCAAGTCCGCGCGCCTCATCAACAAGACGCTCAAGAGCGCCATCGCCAACGCCGAGAACAACAACAACCTCTCCGCCGACGGCCTCAAGGTGAAGTTCGCGATCGTCGAGCAGGGCCCCGTCCTCAAGCGCTTCAAGGCAGGCGCCCGCGGCACGGCCAAACCCCGCCGCAAGAAAATGTCCCACATCCGCATCGTTCTCACCGACGGCAGCGACAAAAACTAA